In Oncorhynchus nerka isolate Pitt River linkage group LG21, Oner_Uvic_2.0, whole genome shotgun sequence, the genomic window AATAATCCATTCCAAAATCCAATAATACCAATCATGTAAAATAAACATCCATCTCATGCTGCATATGTACAGTAACCGGTATGATTTGCTAGGTTATGGAACCAGTCTTTTCTCTTTTTCAGGAAAGCACATCACAAGTTGGAGACAGGTTGTCTCTAGCCTCGTTCTTAGGAAGGGTCGATTCCTGGTACGAAAGCAACATCAACAGTTTGGGAGCCATGATTCCAAAGCTGGCAGGAACGGTAATGAGTACTAATACATGCATTGTTTTATAAAGTCATCTAATTCTGATCATGATTGTCCAGAAAGATCCATCAAATGGGTTCAAGGCTACCTAAATAGAAAGGGATTTTAAGAGAGAAATAGACATCCAGTCATGTCACAGTGAGACCTAATACTGTGTCTACTATGTGCCATTGCAGCAGTCCAGGCACAGCAGGTCATCAGAACCCAACCACTTCCTTGTGGACGTCCTCTCCTACTACCTTGCCAACTGTGGCTACAGCCTGTCAAAACATCTCTCTGTCCAAGGGTCAGCTCCCTGAGATACATCCACATGTCATAgtcacgtgtgtgcgtgtgtgatagCAGCAAGATGATACACAAACATATGGCAGCCCATGAATAGTTCATACCGAAGAGTTCATAGCCCAGTATAACATAATGATTACGGTTATCATCAGGGGTTAAATTGGGAATTTGGAGGTTGGAAAGCCCTACTTGATGAAGGGGGGAGTTGAAGTTAGGGTTACAGCTAGAGCTAGGGTTAAGTTTGTGgttggggctagggttagggttgaatcaGAATGTGGATGTAAGGCTTCGGGTTGTCGTtgaggctaggtttagggttgaaccgggatgtggacatgaagctagcattatggttagggttgaggctaggtttagggttgaaccgggatgtggacatgaagctagcattatggttagggttgaggctaggtttagggttgaaccgggatgtggacatgaagctagcattatggttagggttgaggctaggtttagggttgaaccgagatgtggacatgaagctagcattatggttagggttgaggctaggtttagggttgaaccgggatgtggacatgaagctagtattatggttagggttgaggctaggtttagggttgaaccgggatgtggacatgaagctagcattatggttagggttgaggccaggttaagggttgaggctaggttaagggttgaactggaatgtggacatgaatctagggttagggttgtggttgagggttagggtttaacaaggatgtggacatgaagctagggttagggttgtggttgagagttagggtttaacaagtatgtggacatgaagctagggttagtgttgtggttgagggttagggtttaacaagtatgtggacatgaagctagggttagtgttgtggttgagggttagggtttaacaaggatgtggacatgaagctagggttagggttgtggttgagagttagggtttaacaagtatgtggacatgaagctagggttagtgttgtggttgagggttaggtttaacaagtatgtggacatgaagctagggttaagttgtggttgagggttagggtttaacaagtatgtggacatgaagctagggttagttgttgtggttgaggttagggtttaacaagtatgtggacatgaagctaggagttagggttgtggttgagggttagggtttaacaagtatgtggacatgaagctaggagttagggttgtggttgaggttagggtttaacaaggatgtggacatgaagctagggttagggttgtggttgagagttagggtttaacaagtatgtggacatgaagctagggttagtgttgtggttgagggttagggtttaacaagtatgtggacatgaagctagggttagggttgtggttgagggttagggtttaacaaggatgtggacatgaagctagggttagggttgtggttgagagttagggtttaacaagtatgtggacatgaagctatagttaggttgtggttgagggttagggtttaacaagtatgtggacatgaagctagggttagggttgtggttgagggttagggtttaacaaggatgtggacatgaagctagagttagggttgtggttgagggttagggtttaaCAAGGATggtgacatgaagctagggttagggttgtgggttAGGGTTTAacaaggatgtggacatgaagctagggttagtgttgtggttgagggttagggtttaacaaggatgtggacatgaagctagggttagtgttgtggttgagggttagggtttaacaaggatgtggacatgaagctagagttagggttgtggttgagggttagggtttaacaaggatgtggacatgaagctagggttagtgttgtggttgagggttagggtttaacaaggatgtggacatgaagctagagttagggttgtggttgagggttagggtttaacaaggatgtggacatgaagctagggttagtgttgtggttgagggttagggtttaacaaggatgtggacatgaagctagagttagggttgagggttagggtttaacaaggatgtggacatgaagctagggttagggttgtggttgagggttagggtttaacaaggatgtggacatgaagctagggttagtgttgtggttgagggttagggtttaacaaggatgtggacatgaagctagagttagggttgtggttgagggttaAGGTTTAacaaggatgtggacatgaagctagggttagggttgtggttgagggttagggtataacaaggatgtggacatgaagctagggttagggttgtggttgagggttagggtttaacaaggatgtggacatgaagctagggttagggatgctgTCATCCTAGGGTACCCAAGCCTTTATCCTAACCTTCTTTTATCATACGTTTTATCCTACCTTCTTCTTTGGACCTGTAAATTGCTGGAGCTTGGCTTTCCCTGTGACCCAAGGTGCAAGAGCCCTGCTTCGAGTAGCTCCTGCTCAATTTAACCACTTGTTATcattaagaagaaaaaaaacacaatttctccCTAATTTGAGCTTGTTCTTGTTGCCCTGTTGTGTTTTTAGATCTCTGTCTCTGGCCAGACTGGCAGCCCTGTGAACGAGGTGTTTGTGTCCCACCTGGATGCTGAGTTCCCGGAGTTTAAAACACTCAGAGAAAATCTAAAACAAGGTACTGTTGTCACAACTGTGAATGCAGCATGAACCGTGTGGTCAGGACAGGGACAGAAACTAGATTGTCCTGTTACTGAATCTGTTGGTGATTGCATAATGTCTCTCTGCAGAGAGATCTAGTCTGCGACGAACAAGGAAGACACATGGAACCTGTGGAGCGGTGGTTTCTATGAATTACACTAAggtactttctgaaggctttcTTCCCTATGTGTGTTATAGAGTATTTGATTAGTGGTTAGTGGATGTGTTCATGCTTGGTTATTGTAGTCACAGTATCATTGTAATAATTTTGGAACAAGTAGTACACATTTAAATGAAAAGTAACAACTATGGAAATATCTAGATATCCTTTAAATCCGTATGGCATAATGTCTTAACTACAGTAccaaatgtgtctgtgtctcaaatGCTTTCTGCAGGTCTCCTTGAGCAAACAAGAGGTTGTCCAGGGAATGTCAGTCATGACATGTGGAGTGGTCATCAGTGCAATATCACCTAATGAAACAGAAGGTTTGCATTAAAACATGCAGTAACTACCTAGCGGTTCTTAATAGCAACTTGGTTTCATTACCTCAAATCAACAATTTGTCATCCCTACTTTCCCTAGGTCTTGATTCCCTAACTGTCCATTTTGACAGTACAAATCCAAGATGCTGCACGGTAAGGATATTTCTGAATGAATGATAATAAATCATTGAGACCCCAGTAACACCATATGGAAAGTACTAAAACTGTCAGTCGGGCAACACACTGCCAGATGTGGTTTCTTGATCTTATCCTCATGTCTCACCTCCAAAGTAGATTATTGATTAAGGCAATTATATATAATAGTAGAGGTTTGATTTGAGCCCATAAATGCAAAGAGGGTAGACATACAGTACTGCAGTTTGGAGTCACATCCCACAATGATTTTTGCTCCTAACCTATCAGGATATTTAATTTGACCATGCTGTGTTGACAGGAGATCAGAACCCAAAACATTAAAATCAGAATCCTGGAGGATAAGACCTTCACTGTCTGTCTGGACAAAGACTGTCGCAGGAAATACACACATGTGCAAAGGTCAGAGATCATACTCATCAGCAATATAATGCCATGAtgctctaccatctctactatTGATGAATGTTATACAGTAGTTATTTAGTTGTCTTTTACAGAGAATTTCCCTGGGCTCACACTGTAATAACTAAGTAACTAACACTCCTCTACAGCATTGAGATCTCTCCATGTTTGGATCCAGGGTATTGCCTCCAGACAAGTTCCAAGTTcagtgtgggagaggagagggaggcggggCTGAGCAAATACATGTGCAAGATCCTGCCTCTGCCAATCAACACCTTCACTGGCATCAACCACTGAGGGGATTTGATTATTTAACCCGGGCTCTGTCCCAGGCGTGAGCCAGGTGCGTGAGCCTCTGGCCAAAGGCGAAGTaagctcaaaacaaaagtgacatCGGTTATGCCTGTggagtaatgagtaggattctgtGTTTTGACATGCGAAAGGGATTTATTTTGATTAAAAAAGTGTtttatctgccttcccaatgaaaTCTAGTTTGAAAATTCTAACATATATTTTATGAAAAGAGCTGTTGtatgtatttttaaaatattttttattatgatccccattagctgttgcaaaagcagcagctacttttcctgggttccactcaaaacatgaaacatgatataatacagaatattaatagacaagaacagctcaagcacagaactacataaaaaaacatttttgaatacacacgtagcctacatatcagtacatacacGCAAACTATCTAGGTGAAATAGGGGGGAGGTGTTGTGCTGTGAGGGGTTACTTTATCTgctttttttaaaccaggtttgctgtttatttgagcagtaTAAGATAATGGCtcaatataatactgtacgctttctcaATTTTGTTCTGGGTTTggagactgtgaaaagacccctggtggcatgtctggtggggtacgtgtgtgtgtcagttgtgtgtagattgacgatgcaaacaatttgggattttcaacacaatgtttcttataaaaagaagaagtgatgcagtcggTCTCTcctttatatcagccctctgtgTCACGCCTGCGCCCACTCTTACCCCCTGGCACTCAAAGGTGCCAGGCTCTCCAGCAAAGCACACTCCTGccatcatcattacacacacctgcctttCCCCCGTCATGCGCGTCAGAGATTTTTGgattcacctggactcaatcacctctgtcattaccttccctatatttgTCTGGTTCcccgctctgttccctgcttctgCATTAATTGTTGTTTGTCTTTGTTTACCCGTGTGCTGACACTGTTCctgattaaatgtttgactccccgtacctgcttctcatctccagcaTTGGTCATTACACTCTGACTACAATGATAAGTAAGACGTGCCGTTCTGTTCTGGGCCATATGTTTTGACCATAACAGTTGACAATCTAAGAtgacgccaagtaatttagtctcctcaacttgttcaaaagccacaccattcattaccagaggtttagaacttagggaatgatttgtaccaaatacaatgctcttagttttaaacaacagtttattactggccacccaacagactgcagctctttgtttcagtgacttcattagctgtggttgctgatgtgtatatggttgaatcatcagcatggacacacatgctttgcttaatgccagtggcaggtcattggtaaaaaattGAAAAGAGTGGAgagcctagagagctgccctgcggtacaacACACTTTTACatatttgacattagagaagcttccattaaagaaacccCTTTGAGttatattagatagatagctctgaatccacaatatggcagaggttgaaaagccataacacatatgttttttttcaacaacaggttatggtcaataatatcaaaggctgcactgaaatctagcagtacagctcccacaatcttcttattaatttctttcaaccaatcatctgtaatttgtgtcagtgcagtacatgttgagtgcccttctctataagcatgctgcttgtctgttgttaatttgtttacagagaaatagcattgtatttggtcaaacccATTTTCcccccaacagtttgctaagagctggtaGCAAGTTTATaagtctgctgttagaaccagtaaaggccactttaccactcttgggtatcTGAATGACCTTGGCTTCCCTCCAAGCCTGAGGACAAAGaatttcctctaggctcagattaaagagatgaaagtggctatagagtcagctaccatcctcagtagctttccatctaagttgttaTTGCCAGGagttttgtcattattgatcgataaaaATTATTTCCCCACCTcccccacactaactttacaaaattcaaacttccAATGCTTTTCattcattatttttttatttttatgcatgaatatgatggctcactgttcattgttggcatttcctgcctaagtttgcccactttgccaatgaagtaatcattaaaataattacCAACATCGAATGGTTTTGTgctgaataagccatctgattcaatgaaagatggggttgaatttgtctttctgcccatcaTTTCATTTGAAGTCCTACAAAATGTTTAATataattgatcttggcttcataatacagtttattCTTCTTTTTGATGcgtttagtcacataatttctcagtttgcagtaagtcagccagtcagatgtgcagccagacttattaacCACTCCTTTAGCCTCATCTCTTttaaccatacagtttttcaattcttcatcaatccatggagccttaacagttctaacagtcagtttcttaattaACAGGgacatgtttatcaataattggaagaagcagtatcataaattcatcaagtgcaatGTCATTAACCATATGACCAAAAATTATTTTTTGCATCATCCACATTAAagtcacagcaaaatattttgtaTTATCTCTTATAtgctattttaggcccagcttttggGACTTtagctttcctggatatagccactatattgtgatcactacatccaatgggtacggatacagctttagaacaaagttgtacagtattagtaaaagtGCGATCATTAaagtggatgatcttgttcctgtagtgtttgtaaacaccctggttgTT contains:
- the LOC135563656 gene encoding phosphoinositide 3-kinase regulatory subunit 6-like; translation: MKLGLGLWLRISVSGQTGSPVNEVFVSHLDAEFPEFKTLRENLKQERSSLRRTRKTHGTCGAVVSMNYTKVSLSKQEVVQGMSVMTCGVVISAISPNETEGLDSLTVHFDSTNPRCCTEIRTQNIKIRILEDKTFTVCLDKDCRRKYTHVQSIEISPCLDPGYCLQTSSKFSVGEEREAGLSKYMCKILPLPINTFTGINH